Proteins encoded by one window of Swingsia samuiensis:
- a CDS encoding 5-(carboxyamino)imidazole ribonucleotide synthase, which yields MANQVFYPGSTIGIIGGGQLGRMSAMAAAKLGYRVHILNPAPSSPAIEVSASVTVGSFDDEAALEEFASLCDVITFEFENISAQGLELLERLKPVRPAGQVLKISQDRILEKQSLEGIGVSVAPWKQVSSSHNLLALEEDIGFPLILKTTRFGYDGKGQFRVNNAEELRALTDLPYPLIAEKKIDFQRELSVMVVRGVDGTVRCFDAVENRHRDGILDITLAPAPVTPEIAQRAQDIATKIATRFDLVGILGVEFFQDAKGDLLVNEIAPRPHNSGHWTMDACLIDQFEMHIRAVTGIFLPTARRHSDAIMHNLIGPKDMEKVPSLLKKEGVSVHLYGKKEARPRRKMGHVNTIYPYGALPGELGLSQLSPDLL from the coding sequence ATGGCTAATCAAGTTTTTTATCCTGGTAGCACTATTGGAATTATTGGTGGCGGTCAGCTTGGGCGTATGTCTGCCATGGCTGCTGCGAAATTAGGATATCGAGTACATATTTTAAATCCAGCTCCTTCAAGTCCAGCTATTGAAGTATCTGCATCTGTTACGGTTGGCTCTTTTGATGATGAGGCTGCACTAGAAGAGTTTGCATCTTTGTGTGATGTTATTACATTTGAATTTGAGAATATTAGTGCCCAAGGATTGGAGCTATTAGAGAGGTTAAAGCCTGTGCGTCCGGCTGGGCAAGTCTTGAAGATTAGTCAAGATCGTATTTTAGAGAAACAGTCACTAGAGGGAATTGGTGTATCTGTTGCTCCATGGAAACAGGTTAGTTCTTCACATAATCTTTTAGCACTAGAGGAAGATATTGGATTTCCTCTTATTCTAAAAACAACACGATTTGGTTATGATGGGAAAGGACAGTTTCGCGTTAACAATGCTGAAGAGTTAAGAGCGTTAACTGATTTACCCTATCCACTTATTGCTGAAAAAAAGATCGATTTTCAGCGTGAGTTAAGTGTTATGGTTGTGCGTGGAGTGGACGGGACCGTTCGATGTTTTGATGCTGTTGAAAATAGGCATCGGGATGGAATATTAGATATTACATTAGCCCCCGCGCCTGTTACACCCGAGATCGCACAGAGAGCTCAAGATATTGCTACGAAGATTGCAACACGTTTTGATCTTGTTGGCATATTGGGGGTTGAATTTTTTCAGGACGCGAAGGGTGACTTATTAGTAAATGAAATTGCTCCACGGCCTCATAATTCTGGTCATTGGACCATGGATGCTTGCCTGATCGATCAATTTGAAATGCACATTCGAGCAGTAACGGGCATTTTTTTACCAACAGCGCGCCGTCATTCAGATGCGATTATGCATAATTTGATTGGTCCCAAAGATATGGAAAAAGTGCCTTCATTACTTAAAAAAGAAGGTGTTTCGGTTCATTTATACGGGAAAAAAGAAGCGCGTCCAAGAAGAAAGATGGGGCACGTTAATACGATCTATCCGTATGGGGCACTCCCTGGTGAATTAGGGCTTTCGCAGTTGTCCCCAGATCTTTTATAA
- the purE gene encoding 5-(carboxyamino)imidazole ribonucleotide mutase — translation MNKTLSTSSDVIQSDFVVRVGVIMGSQSDWQTMKHACDILDELGIPYEKRIVSAHRTPDRLAEYARTARSRGLNVIIAGAGGAAHLPGMCAAWTTLPVLGVPVESRTLKGQDSLLSIVQMPGGVPVGTLAIGKAGAKNAALLAGSILSLHDKELATRLEAWRAAQTASVADRPSEEA, via the coding sequence ATGAACAAAACTTTATCCACTTCTTCTGATGTGATTCAATCTGATTTTGTTGTGCGTGTAGGTGTTATTATGGGTAGTCAGTCTGACTGGCAAACCATGAAGCATGCTTGTGATATCCTAGATGAACTAGGTATCCCTTATGAAAAACGTATTGTTTCCGCTCACAGAACACCAGATCGCTTGGCGGAGTATGCTCGGACAGCGCGTTCGCGTGGATTAAATGTTATTATTGCAGGTGCTGGCGGTGCGGCCCATCTTCCGGGGATGTGTGCGGCTTGGACAACATTACCTGTTTTAGGGGTTCCTGTAGAAAGTCGGACATTGAAAGGCCAAGATAGCCTCTTATCAATTGTGCAGATGCCCGGTGGTGTACCAGTAGGGACGTTAGCAATAGGCAAAGCTGGTGCTAAGAATGCAGCTCTTTTAGCAGGTTCTATCTTATCACTGCATGACAAGGAACTAGCAACACGTTTAGAAGCTTGGAGAGCAGCTCAAACTGCTTCTGTTGCAGATAGACCGAGTGAAGAAGCATAA
- a CDS encoding YdcH family protein — protein MMIDNNVIFRRLHELRSEHRDLDTVISRLTNHSINQLQLQRLKKRKLQLKDEIARIETKLIPDDIA, from the coding sequence ATGATGATTGATAATAATGTTATCTTCAGACGTCTGCATGAGTTACGAAGTGAGCATCGTGATCTTGATACGGTAATTAGCCGTTTAACAAACCATTCTATCAATCAGCTGCAATTGCAACGACTAAAAAAAAGGAAGTTGCAGTTGAAAGATGAGATTGCTCGAATCGAGACAAAACTTATTCCGGATGACATAGCTTAA